The following are encoded together in the Lathyrus oleraceus cultivar Zhongwan6 chromosome 3, CAAS_Psat_ZW6_1.0, whole genome shotgun sequence genome:
- the LOC127128112 gene encoding DNA mismatch repair protein MSH1, mitochondrial, with protein sequence MQHHNEQIETLVAGCEVASSMIDGIIYLDGEKDQKISSFSVIPDEFFEDMESVWKGRIKTIHINDVLTSVDKAAEALDLTVTEDFTPVVSRIKAFVSPLKILKGEISYSRDQEAVWFKGKGFIQNIWAGGPGEEPIKQLKHALDSKGKKVGEEWFTTMKMDAALSRYHEANAKAKTRVLEVLRELAAELQSHINIIVFSSTLLVITKALYAHVSEGRRRSWVFPTIVESQKLEDGKQSNKNREMKIVGLLPYWFNIAEGGAAHNTVDMKSLFLLTGPNGGGKSSLLRSICAAALLGICGLMVPAESAIIPYFDSIMLHMKSYDSPADHKSSFQVEMSELRSIMAGTSKKSLVLVDEICRGTETAKGTCIAGSIIEKRDKIGSSLIAQAADVPTLPWSGSHVKIPPESSLSSIPDEIYRAACVYTTEEAIASCQVVGYPAMIKASWGGGGKGIRKVHNDDKVRALSSQGSQSEKWSCSKLSCEAPRD encoded by the coding sequence ATGCAACATCATAATGAGCAGATTGAAACCTTGGTTGCTGGATGTGAAGTCGCATCAAGTATGATTGACGGAATAATATATCTGGATGGTGAGAAAGATCAGAAAATCAGCTCCTTCTCTGTTATTCCTGATGAATTTTTTGAGGATATGGAGTCTGTATGGAAAGGTCGAATAAAAACAATCCACATAAATGATGTACTTACTTCTGTGGACAAAGCAGCTGAGGCCTTGGATTTAACAGTCACTGAAGATTTCACTCCCGTAGTTTCTAGAATAAAAGCTTTCGTATCTCCACTTAAAATTCTTAAGGGAGAAATATCTTATTCTCGGGATCAGGAAGCAGTGTGGTTCAAGGGTAAAGGCTTTATACAAAATATATGGGCTGGTGGCCCTGGAGAGGAACCCATTAAACAGCTTAAGCATGCTTTAGATTCTAAAGGTAAAAAGGTAGGTGAGGAATGGTTTACAACTATGAAGATGGACGCTGCCTTATCAAGGTACCATGAAGCAAATGCCAAGGCAAAAACTAGAGTTTTGGAAGTTCTAAGGGAACTTGCTGCTGAACTGCAATCCCATATAAACATCATTGTATTTTCTTCCACATTGCTTGTGATCACCAAAGCTTTATATGCTCATGTGAGTGAAGGGAGAAGAAGAAGTTGGGTTTTTCCTACAATAGTTGAGTCCCAGAAGCTTGAGGATGGGAAGCAATCCAATAAAAACCGTGAGATGAAGATAGTCGGTTTATTACCATATTGGTTCAACATAGCAGAAGGAGGTGCCGCGCATAATACTGTTGATATGAAATCATTATTTCTATTGACAGGGCCCAATGGTGGTGGTAAATCAAGTTTGCTTCGGTCAATTTGTGCTGCTGCACTACTGGGGATATGTGGACTTATGGTTCCTGCTGAATCAGCCATAATTCCATATTTTGATTCCATCATGCTTCATATGAAGTCATATGATAGTCCAGCTGATCACAAAAGTTCATTTCAGGTGGAGATGTCCGAACTTCGATCCATCATGGCTGGAACCTCTAAAAAGAGCCTTGTACTTGTTGATGAAATATGCCGAGGAACAGAAACTGCAAAAGGGACTTGTATTGCAGGCAGCATTATTGAAAAACGTGATAAAATTGGTTCATCATTGATTGCTCAAGCAGCAGATGTGCCAACCCTTCCATGGAGTGGTTCACATGTGAAAATTCCTCCTGAAAGCTCCTTGAGTAGTATTCCTGATGAAATTTACCGGGCAGCATGTGTTTATACAACAGAGGAAGCAATTGCAAGTTGTCAAGTCGTTGGATACCCTGCAATGATCAAGGCATCTTGGGGTGGTGGTGGTAAAGGCATAAGAAAGGTTCATAATGATGATAAGGTAAGGGCATTGTCAAGCCAAGGTTCACAGTCTGAAAAATGGTCCTGTTCCAAGCTGTCATGCGAAGCTCCTCGTGATTAA
- the LOC127131622 gene encoding DNA mismatch repair protein MSH1, mitochondrial, producing the protein MAPNSVTISTDKTNYFTLLQVHDLDSPIFQKKQEKLARFSSLFPEKVCFNLPKLNVSFEHSKHGLSVENNITGIQFNSIKSRSNKAIGESTRFHFQLEFREIHLLREAGAPVLEITKIETLVAGSEVASSMIDGIIYLDGEKDQKISSFSVIPDEFFEDMESVWKGRIKTIHINDVLTSVDKAAEALDLTVTEDFTPVVSRIKAFVSPLKILKGEISYSRDQEAVWFKGKGFIQNIWAGGPGEEPIKQLKHALDSKGKKVGEEWFTTMKMDAALSRYHEANAKAKTRVLEVLRELAAELQSHINIIVFSSTLLVITKALYAHVSEGRRRSWVFPTIVESQKLEDGKQSNKNREMKIVGLLPYWFNIAEGGAAHNTVDMKSLFLLTGPNGGGKSSLLRSICAAALLGICGLMVPAESAIIPYFDSIMLHMKSYDSPADHKSSFQVEMSELRSIMAGTSKKSLVLVDEICRGTETAKGTCIAGSIIETRDKIGSSLIAQAADVPTLPWSGSHVKIPPESSLSSIPDEIYRAACVYTTEEAIASCQVVGYPAMIKASWGGGGKGIRKVHNDDKVRALSSQGSQSEKWSCSKLSCEAPRD; encoded by the exons ATGGCACCGAATTCAGTTACAATTTCAACTGACAAAACCAATTATTTCACTTTGTTACAAGTTCATGATTTGGATTCTCCAATCTTTCAAAAGAAGCAAGAAAAACTAGCACGCTTCAGTTCTTTGTTTCCTGAGAAGGTGTGCTTCAATCTACCAAAGCTGAATGTGAGTTTTGAACATAGCAAGCATGGTCTTTCTGTTGAAAATAATATCACTGGCATTCAATTTAATAGCATCAAATCACGTTCCAATAAGGCTATTGGGGAGAGTACTCGCTTTCATTTTCAACTGGAGTTCAGAGAAATTCATCTTCTTAGAGAAGCCGGCGCTCCCGTCCTGGAGATAACGAAG ATTGAAACCTTGGTTGCTGGATCTGAAGTCGCATCAAGTATGATTGACGGAATAATATATCTGGATGGTGAGAAAGATCAGAAAATCAGCTCCTTCTCTGTTATTCCTGATGAATTTTTTGAGGATATGGAGTCTGTATGGAAAGGTCGAATAAAAACAATCCACATAAATGATGTACTTACTTCTGTGGACAAAGCAGCTGAGGCCTTGGATTTAACAGTCACTGAAGATTTCACTCCCGTAGTTTCTAGAATAAAAGCTTTCGTATCTCCACTTAAAATTCTTAAGGGAGAAATATCTTATTCTCGGGATCAGGAAGCAGTGTGGTTCAAGGGTAAAGGCTTTATACAAAATATATGGGCCGGTGGCCCTGGAGAGGAACCCATTAAACAGCTTAAGCATGCTTTAGATTCTAAAGGTAAAAAGGTAGGTGAGGAATGGTTTACAACTATGAAGATGGACGCTGCCTTATCAAGGTACCATGAAGCAAATGCCAAGGCAAAAACTAGAGTTTTGGAAGTTCTAAGGGAACTTGCTGCTGAACTGCAATCCCATATAAACATCATTGTATTTTCTTCCACATTGCTTGTGATCACCAAAGCTTTATATGCTCATGTGAGTGAAGGGAGAAGAAGAAGTTGGGTTTTTCCTACAATAGTTGAGTCCCAGAAGCTTGAGGATGGGAAGCAATCCAATAAAAACCGTGAGATGAAGATAGTCGGTTTATTACCATATTGGTTCAACATAGCAGAAGGAGGTGCCGCGCATAATACTGTTGATATGAAATCATTATTTCTATTGACAGGGCCCAATGGTGGTGGTAAATCAAGTTTGCTTCGGTCAATTTGTGCTGCTGCACTACTGGGGATATGTGGACTTATGGTTCCTGCTGAATCAGCCATAATTCCATATTTTGATTCCATCATGCTTCATATGAAGTCATATGATAGTCCAGCTGATCACAAAAGTTCATTTCAGGTGGAGATGTCCGAACTTCGATCCATCATGGCTGGAACCTCTAAAAAGAGCCTTGTACTTGTTGATGAAATATGCCGAGGAACAGAAACTGCAAAAGGGACTTGTATTGCAGGCAGCATTATTGAAACACGTGATAAAATTGGTTCATCATTGATTGCTCAAGCAGCAGATGTGCCAACCCTTCCATGGAGTGGTTCACATGTGAAAATTCCTCCTGAAAGCTCCTTGAGTAGTATTCCCGATGAAATTTACCGGGCAGCATGTGTTTATACAACAGAGGAAGCAATTGCAAGTTGTCAAGTCGTTGGATACCCTGCAATGATCAAGGCATCTTGGGGTGGTGGTGGTAAAGGCATAAGAAAGGTTCATAATGATGATAAGGTAAGGGCATTGTCAAGCCAAGGTTCACAGTCTGAAAAATGGTCCTGTTCCAAGCTGTCATGCGAAGCTCCTCGTGATTAA